In the Sorghum bicolor cultivar BTx623 chromosome 4, Sorghum_bicolor_NCBIv3, whole genome shotgun sequence genome, AAAAATGGAATTCAAtaacagaaaagaaaaattgCAGGCAACCATTGCATTTCAGTGGATAGAACTGAAACAATGGTTAGATGTCAGCCCACCTCTGTAGTATAACGAGCAGAAAAGTGGATCAGTAGAATAGCTTTGTTTCCAAGCTTGTCTGACTGACTTGCTATCTGTGTTTCCAAAGGTAAATACTATTTGACATTTTGGAAGTTGAATAAACAAGTCTGGAATACCTCAAATAACAGCTTCAGATACCTCATATAAATGTGTGTGCCCATATTCTCTTGCATGCTCAACTGAAATGGAGTCGTCTAGAAAAGTACTCTGAAATTCACATAGCACATTCACCACATTAAAGATTTAAAGGGGAAAGGCTACAGAAGATAAAACATTCAGCAGTCGAAATGGAATGCGTTTCTAAGTATGTTGACTTGCTGTTATTGCCACAAAATTGGTGACATGTTGCAAACTGAGAACTTAGCTGTAAAGCGACAAGTGAAAATAAAATACCTCGACAACAAGAATTTTTGCCTGCAGCACATCTGCATTATCCGGATCAAgaatgaaatctgctgttgtaTCTCCCGTGAAAGCAATTTCAGGGGTGGACACTGTATTCGTGATCTGCAAAAATTATGAATTGGTGAGGGGAGCTTTACAAGCCATACTCCCTTCAATTTGAACTCCAAAGCCACCAAGCCAGACAGACCTCCACACCTGATAGCTTGAGGTGCTTGATCTCGCTCCCTGGTAGGCCAATGAACTCCTGCTTAAGCTTCTGCTTCACCGAGTATATCACATACCCCTGCATACACACCACATAACTGATACTCCACCCAAGCATTGCAACATTATAACGGATGAATTCACAACATATACAGTTCCAAGAAGTGAAGTGAACCGACTCATCTCACCTGGCTGGGTATGGTGTGGTAGGTCCTGAAAGCCCTGACCTTGAGGTCCCTCCTGAACTCGTACTCCTCCCCGACCTCGAGGGGGACCAGGTTGTGGTTGAGCTCGGACTGGTCTATGGCGCGGTGCACCTCGAAGAGCCGCTCCACGAGTTCCCGGAGGCACGCCGGGACGAAGATGGTGGGCGGACGCAACCTGAAGAGCCCCCGCGTGGCCACGTACATGGGAAGGCCCCCGATGTGGTCGAGGTGCCCGTGGGAGACGAAGAGGAACTCCTGCGAGACGGCACGCTGCGGGCACCGGCCGATGTCGAAGGCGAGGCTCAGCGTCGGGAAGATGACGCAGGTCTCTTGGCCGCCGATGGAGACGCCATCCACTGGGTACCCCTCGATCTCCATACGGTGCTTCGCCTTCGGCCTCGTAGCCGACGCGGAAGCGGGAGTAAGAGGAGAGGAGCTGGAGGACGCAACCTCCACCGTGGACTCGCCGCTTTTCGCcattccgccgccgccgcagagagagagagagaggggcggCGGTGGGGGAGGGGAAGGACACGGCTAACTTCAGTTCAACAAGTCTTCAAGATCCCTGGCGGATTATTCCAAATCTAATTTTAGcaacttttatttaaaaataataGCCTCTCTATATTGATAATAGTAGATATTTTTTAGTGAAAAAAATAAGTGCACACAAGATATGCTTAATTCTGCACGTATAGAATTCAATTAAGCGGTACGCATACACAGAAGCAATAAGGCAGAGATAAGTTAAAAAGCGTATACCGATGCTGAAGAGGAATAATTTTGACAGTGTTAGCCTGTTAGGTCTCCATTAGGGTTGGGAGATCCATAGTCTACTCTAATCAGAGAGAAGAAAGAGGGAGCTAGGATTAGTGATGTCGGCGGTAGAGATAACCATTTACAGCTAAAGCTAGGTGGTGATCACCTGGGCGTTCGATACTACCGAACCGATCGGTCCGGTATTTCCGTATTTTCTCTAATTCAGTACCAGGTACCGAGGTATTTCAGTTTCGGTACTTTCGGTTCGGTACCGGTAAATACTGAAAGTACCAAACATCATGTAATATCAGGTTGAGTAGCAAATTTTGATAGAAATTTTACATGAATCCATATAGAATAATAGTGTCAAATTAAACAAATAGAAAGCCACAAATACATAATATATAGTTGTCCACAAATACATAATATATAGTTGTCCACGACATAATATATAGCTATTACATGGGCTGCTGGCAGGCTAATTCAGTACTGTTTGGTAATTTCGGTTTACCGAGGCCCAGTACCGAAAGTACCTCGGTAAATTTGGTACCTGGGAACCTGGTACTTAAATGGAACCGAATTATTCGGTTTCGGTATTTTTCGGTTTGGTTCTCGGTATTTTTTTGGTTCGGTTTCGATTTTCGGTATTTCGTACCCAGGGTTCAGTGGTGGAGGCAGGTTCATTTACATCACGTGAAGCAGAGAGTTCGGGTTAGGGATGATCATAGTTAAGGGCAATGCTAGAAGTGACAAAGGCACCCCACTTGCATCTGCAAATTCACTAGTGAGACACAATGTTTTATTTAGAGCAACTAGAGCCCACTCCACTCACATGGTTAGCGTGAACCTTAGgtttttttgtgttttttctTAAATTGAATCATGAGATAAGCATAAACAATTGATGCTTCATCATCAGAGAACTGTGCTCTCAAATAAGAACTGAAGATAAACTATGATTTAGTGCATactcattaaggccttgttcagttcccaaAATTGTTTGGTTTCgtgtactatagcattttcgtttttatctgacaaatattgttcaatcatagactaactaagctcaaaagattcatctcgtgatttacagacaaactatgtaattagtttttgtttttatctatatttaatgctctatgcatgtgccgcgagattcgatgtgacggagaatcttgaaaagtttttggttttggggtgaactaaacaaggcctaagtaaatATTTATGTATATGGAAAAGTTCTAAAAGTGTCATATCCCTGGTTTGTTGATAGAGGAAATAAATTTGTTTCGGTGTAGACACCGCATAAGTGTTCAATGAGACAGACAAAACTGAACTCATTCTCCTGAACTTTTTGCCATGTATTTAAGAGGGTGGGTTTTGTATAATTCTCTCAAATACATGATGTTAGATTCACGAAACTTACAGATGAAAACAGATGGTGACGATATCACGTGATTTCAATACTgacaaaaaaatcaaaaaattgATGTACAGTAATAAAAATGGTCATAAATGGTATTGGACATACATGACATCTAGGTAATAGGTATATATGAGATGCTTTGAATCTAGAGTACTAGAAGCAGAGCTACAACGATACTACATAAATAGAGTTTGAGGGAGTACTCTTTTTGCAACTCCATATCTAAAGTTGAGAGTCCTATACgagtttcatttttttttgaacaacATTCGAATGCTAGAAATTGCATTTTTTCAAGAATACTTCGTATGTTAAGTGGTGAAACAACCTTTTCTCATTGTAAAACATTAGAATTTGCcattttaatttattttgtttttgatgTGCCAATTTTATTTCCTATACATTACCAATAATTGAATGCCATGTTCAACATTAGTGTGAACAAATTTCTTATTAGGAAAAAAATTGCCATGTTCAACCTTTTCACTAACGAATTTTCTGAGTTTTGCACATGGCATGTAATAATGAGAGGATGTCACTATACTCACCTTAGTCCAATGGAATTACTAAGAGAAAGAACCGCACTCTAACTGATTTGGTGAATGCCACGTTAGAGACTGTAGGCTTATCTAAGGAATAGTGGGGTGAGACTATTTTGATAGCATGTCATGTCCTGAATAGAGTGCGTATAAATAATAAAGAAATTACACCATTTGAGGAATAGGAGAAGAAGAGATTAAATCTCTCTTACTTGCAGACTTGTGGTTGTTTAGCAAAAGTGAATGTACCAATAAACAAAAAGCAAAAACTTAAATCTAAAACTGTAgattgtgttttccttcgctaTGCTATTC is a window encoding:
- the LOC8078362 gene encoding nuclear ribonuclease Z isoform X1 yields the protein MAKSGESTVEVASSSSSPLTPASASATRPKAKHRMEIEGYPVDGVSIGGQETCVIFPTLSLAFDIGRCPQRAVSQEFLFVSHGHLDHIGGLPMYVATRGLFRLRPPTIFVPACLRELVERLFEVHRAIDQSELNHNLVPLEVGEEYEFRRDLKVRAFRTYHTIPSQGYVIYSVKQKLKQEFIGLPGSEIKHLKLSGVEITNTVSTPEIAFTGDTTADFILDPDNADVLQAKILVVESTFLDDSISVEHAREYGHTHLYEIASQSDKLGNKAILLIHFSARYTTEEIDAAINRLPPSFRSRVYALKEGF
- the LOC8078362 gene encoding nuclear ribonuclease Z isoform X2; translated protein: MAKSGESTVEVASSSSSPLTPASASATRPKAKHRMEIEGYPVDGVSIGGQETCVIFPTLSLAFDIGRCPQRAVSQEFLFVSHGHLDHIGGLPMYVATRGLFRLRPPTIFVPACLRELVERLFEVHRAIDQSELNHNLVPLEVGEEYEFRRDLKVRAFRTYHTIPSQGYVIYSVKQKLKQEFIGLPGSEIKHLKLSGVEITNTVSTPEIAFTGDTTADFILDPDNADVLQAKILVVESTFLDDSISVEHAREYGHTHLYEVSEAVI